One region of Paraburkholderia phymatum STM815 genomic DNA includes:
- a CDS encoding SMP-30/gluconolactonase/LRE family protein yields MCVKRFCHAFVALVLSAAVPSVCDAQYSTGWMANTHGTATTRVGNVARSMWVAPEGVIYTASMWDENEGGIAIYQNGRNIGSIGGHGEFQGGAITGNSTSLFAALQFNATYGSGTVGRYDRTSRTRDLLIPVSATTTERLADVVTGLATSGSLLYASDFPGNRVRVFTTSGVWLRDIGVEAPGALALDAGGNIWVARQSMGDVLQFRPTGERGNTIQLPAKAQPVSLFFDSIGGRLWIGDEGPDMNIKIYDVSGAPRAAGTFGVQGGYLNPVTGIKGQVGDRRFTRVTGIGRDSARNLFVLNNPWGGSWDLGRNGGTDIHAYDAGGVLRWQLQSVNFEGNGVPDPATDGAIFYGGVNIYPGTVGGNYIANTIDPITYPSDPRINLADHERGEHFAQLASVGGHRILVAASQNPDTFYFFHFDRTSGYIAIPDSTLPGTAFGTAAKVRNGFCLDSKGDIWAGLDKTHVISHYPLTGFDANGKPIWGAAIAMPIPGTITQLTRIIYLPESDTMILTQGTTGSTDWTAVGSRVEVYRGWLAGNRTVPQPVINLTSANPKSIAAAGNYLFVGYVHTVPNIDAFNLTTGKLDATFVNSNSNNVDVGNDVDSMYGVRAYRRSTGEYEVTKDNYNDASIVLYRWTPPAADTAASAAKTMWVSPFNVK; encoded by the coding sequence ATGTGCGTCAAACGTTTCTGTCATGCTTTCGTCGCGCTCGTGCTGAGCGCGGCAGTTCCGTCCGTTTGCGACGCGCAGTACTCGACCGGCTGGATGGCCAACACGCATGGCACGGCCACGACCCGGGTAGGCAACGTGGCCCGCTCGATGTGGGTGGCACCGGAAGGCGTGATCTATACCGCGTCCATGTGGGACGAGAACGAAGGCGGCATCGCGATCTATCAGAACGGACGGAACATCGGATCGATCGGCGGGCACGGCGAGTTTCAGGGCGGGGCGATCACGGGTAATTCGACCTCGCTGTTCGCGGCGCTGCAGTTCAACGCCACGTATGGAAGCGGCACGGTTGGCCGGTACGACCGGACGAGCCGCACACGCGATCTGCTGATCCCGGTCAGCGCCACGACCACCGAACGCCTCGCCGATGTCGTCACTGGGCTGGCGACGTCCGGCTCGCTGCTTTACGCGAGCGATTTCCCAGGCAACCGTGTGCGCGTATTCACGACGTCCGGTGTCTGGCTGCGCGATATCGGCGTCGAAGCGCCGGGCGCGCTTGCACTCGACGCAGGCGGCAATATCTGGGTCGCGCGACAAAGCATGGGCGACGTGCTCCAGTTTCGCCCGACCGGCGAACGCGGCAATACCATCCAGTTGCCGGCGAAAGCGCAACCCGTTTCGCTATTCTTCGACTCCATCGGCGGGCGGCTGTGGATCGGCGACGAGGGTCCGGATATGAACATCAAGATCTACGACGTGTCCGGCGCACCTCGTGCAGCCGGTACGTTTGGTGTTCAAGGCGGCTACCTTAACCCGGTCACCGGCATCAAGGGACAGGTGGGCGACAGGCGCTTCACGCGTGTCACCGGAATCGGCAGGGATTCGGCGCGCAACCTGTTCGTGCTGAACAACCCGTGGGGCGGATCGTGGGATCTCGGCCGCAACGGCGGCACCGACATTCACGCATACGACGCCGGCGGCGTTCTGCGCTGGCAGCTTCAATCGGTGAACTTCGAAGGAAATGGGGTACCCGACCCGGCCACCGACGGCGCCATCTTCTACGGCGGAGTGAACATCTATCCGGGCACCGTGGGAGGCAACTACATCGCGAACACGATCGATCCGATCACGTATCCGTCCGATCCGCGCATTAATCTCGCCGACCACGAACGCGGAGAACATTTCGCCCAACTCGCCAGCGTGGGCGGACACAGGATACTCGTCGCGGCGAGCCAGAATCCCGACACGTTTTACTTCTTCCACTTCGACCGGACGAGCGGATACATTGCGATTCCCGACAGCACGTTGCCGGGAACGGCGTTCGGTACGGCTGCGAAAGTTCGCAATGGCTTCTGCCTGGATAGCAAAGGCGATATCTGGGCGGGTCTCGACAAGACTCACGTCATTTCGCACTATCCGCTGACCGGCTTCGACGCGAACGGCAAACCCATCTGGGGAGCCGCGATTGCGATGCCGATCCCGGGCACGATTACGCAATTGACCCGGATCATCTACTTGCCTGAGAGCGACACAATGATCCTGACGCAAGGAACGACGGGCAGTACGGACTGGACGGCCGTTGGATCGCGAGTCGAGGTGTATCGCGGCTGGCTGGCCGGCAACAGGACCGTGCCGCAACCGGTGATCAACCTCACGAGCGCGAACCCGAAATCCATTGCGGCAGCCGGCAATTATCTGTTTGTGGGCTATGTGCATACCGTGCCGAATATCGACGCGTTCAATCTCACGACAGGAAAGCTCGATGCCACGTTCGTCAATAGCAATTCGAACAATGTCGACGTGGGCAACGACGTGGACTCCATGTATGGAGTTCGGGCATACCGCCGTTCGACGGGTGAGTACGAAGTCACGAAGGACAACTACAACGACGCGAGCATTGTTCTGTATCGCTGGACCCCGCCTGCCGCTGACAC
- a CDS encoding aminotransferase class V-fold PLP-dependent enzyme, whose protein sequence is MPGLLPDVDREGLLEYSVVYTDRSINHMSHLFQGVMRDISDALKKVYNAKSVAIVPGSGTFGMEAVARQFATNRKCLVIRNGWFSYRWSQIFDMGGIPSESIVLKARPVEEGRQAAYAPAPIEEVVAAIKENKPDLVFAPHVETASGMMLPDDYLREVADAVHAVGGMFVLDCIASGTIWVDMQASGVDILISAPQKGWSASPCCALVMLSPLARERIDATTSTSFSCDLRKWLQIMEAYENGGFAYHATMPTDSLATLRDVMMETEAYGFDKVRVEQLELGKRIRALLNDAGFKSVAAEGFQAPGVVVSYTDDDGIRSGKKFADAGLQIAPGVPLQVDEPEDFKTFRIGLFGLDKLHDVEGSVARFAKALNSIR, encoded by the coding sequence GTGCCAGGTTTACTTCCCGATGTCGACCGCGAGGGGCTCCTCGAATATTCAGTCGTTTACACCGACCGATCGATCAATCATATGTCGCACCTTTTTCAAGGCGTCATGCGCGATATATCCGACGCCCTGAAGAAAGTCTACAACGCGAAGTCGGTCGCGATCGTCCCCGGTAGCGGGACGTTCGGTATGGAAGCGGTTGCCCGGCAGTTCGCGACGAACAGAAAATGTCTCGTCATCCGCAACGGCTGGTTCAGCTACCGCTGGTCGCAGATTTTCGACATGGGAGGCATTCCGTCCGAATCGATCGTGTTGAAGGCGCGCCCCGTCGAAGAAGGAAGACAGGCCGCCTATGCGCCGGCTCCCATCGAAGAAGTGGTCGCCGCGATCAAGGAAAACAAACCGGATCTGGTCTTTGCACCGCATGTCGAAACGGCATCGGGGATGATGCTGCCCGATGACTACTTGCGCGAGGTCGCCGACGCCGTTCATGCCGTCGGCGGGATGTTTGTACTGGATTGCATCGCCTCCGGCACGATCTGGGTGGACATGCAGGCCAGTGGCGTCGATATTCTGATCAGCGCACCGCAAAAAGGATGGAGCGCGTCACCTTGCTGTGCGCTGGTTATGCTTAGCCCGCTCGCCCGTGAAAGGATCGACGCAACGACCAGCACCAGTTTCTCTTGCGATCTGCGCAAATGGCTGCAGATTATGGAAGCCTACGAAAACGGCGGGTTCGCGTACCACGCGACGATGCCCACTGACAGTCTCGCGACGCTGCGCGACGTCATGATGGAAACCGAGGCATATGGCTTCGACAAAGTGAGAGTGGAACAGCTCGAGCTCGGCAAGCGCATTCGCGCACTCTTGAATGACGCAGGTTTCAAAAGCGTGGCGGCTGAAGGTTTTCAGGCTCCGGGCGTCGTGGTCAGCTACACGGACGACGACGGCATCCGATCCGGCAAGAAATTCGCGGATGCCGGCTTGCAGATCGCTCCCGGCGTTCCCCTTCAGGTTGACGAGCCTGAAGATTTCAAGACCTTCCGCATTGGACTGTTTGGCCTGGACAAGCTCCATGACGTCGAAGGCTCGGTGGCCAGATTTGCCAAGGCGTTGAACAGTATTCGCTAG